One Pogona vitticeps strain Pit_001003342236 chromosome ZW-PAR, PviZW2.1, whole genome shotgun sequence genomic window, caACAACTGGGTTGTGTGTCAAGATGGTGGCAGGACATGGCCGTCGGCTCCCGTCACATCCTGCGAATTAGTATTCGCCGTCAGCACCTTCCGAAACCAGATTGGAGGCTTTTAGTAGCCCGTGTCTTTGCTTCCGCTTGAACTGCATCTTCTGATGGCCTATGGGTCAAAAGGGAGCGGCCAGCTCCTTTTGACTCCGTGCTAAGGCGGCCTGGGACAAACCTCTTTTAAGCATGGTGAGGAGTCAGCGGTCTCCGAAAGACAGCCTTGTTTGATCATCCCAGATCGGATGGGAGTGTTCTGGTAGTGAGGGGTCCCTTTAAGAAAGAAAGGGTGCCTCTTGGTGATGTCACAACAGCGATGTCACTTTTGCTGTTTCTTTGGCTGAGCCATGAGCTTTTAACTGGCTCTGCTGCTCTGTGGCCCCGACCCTGTCGATCGGTGTCGGTGCCCCGATGTTCACgtgtccttttctcctttttcaggAATGGAAGGAGAAGCTCTTTCATCTTGAAAAGGCAAGTGGGTGGCCGGCTTAGGGTGGCTCGTTGGTGGGTCAGAACGGCAAGGGGTGGCCCAAACCCCCCCATTTCGGTTCCCACCTGGACTGCAGCCGTTCAGATCCCTGGCAAACCTGCCTGACATTTGGGCTGGAGTCGGGAAGTTCCCTAAATCTTCTTTCCTATGTTTCTGCCCTCGGGTGCTCCccgcaggagagaaagctgattTCGGCCCAGTTGCAGGAGAGGGCCGAGCAGAGTTTGCACCTTTTCCAGAAGAGGGATGACCTGGATGAGCTGGAAGGCTTTCAGCAGCAGGAGTTGGCTAAAGTCAAGCACATGGTGAGGTTTCCTAGAGGCTGTCCCGTTGGGGGCAGGATCAGGTCTCCAGGCCTTCCAAGAGGGGGCAGGATCTAGGGGCCCTTGGACCACCAGGTCCCCCCCAGAGATTGCCAGccgctgctctcccccccccccggcctccagCCTTTGTGCTGTAGAATTCTGCTTTAATCCCTCCTATTCACGGATAGGCTGATTTTCATATTCTGCCTTTCTACTGTCACGGAAATCAAGGGGAGAACGTAGGAGCCCATCCAATCCCGTGGTAGAGAGAGCGAGGGGTCTAGCGCTACCGTAAAGTACGATCTCCAAGCAGTGAATTCCATGTCAAAtatgtcccggggggggggggggggatacattcTAGCCAGAAGTGAGGAGAAAGGAACAGACCCAAATCACTAAACTACTTGATTTAAACCCCTCTGCAACTTTTGGGAAGCTGTCATTGGATAGTATTAGggtgaaaaaaagaggagggggcagTATGGCTTTCTGGGAACAGCCTTCACCCTTGGAGGGGCCCCCCGAAAAGGGCATCCTTTTGACCCAGGGCTGGAGGTTCCCCACCTGTGGCCGTGGCTGGCAAGGTGACAGCGCTCAGGGGTTAGGCAGATGTGCCTCTCTTGCCTGCCCGGATGGGTTGAACCAGAGAACCTTCCTTGCGCTGGACGTCTGCTTCAGATCTGGGCGCCGGCCTTTCGCTTCCAGGTACGGGGCCAATCCAAGAGTTGCTTAGCTTTGGCGAGGCTGCTCTACCCCATGACTCCACGCTGTCCAGTCATTGTGAGATAATGCCTAGCTTCCACTGCCATCCATGGCGGGAAGGTGGACCTGGATGGAATTGCTTCCCCACCCCGGTTCCCTGTCCCCGAATCATCAGACTTGGGCTCTTTCGGATGTGAAatggtggtttctttttcttttcttttttttttttcaatacccAGCTTTTGAAGAAGGAGGAATCCTTGGCCCAGGTGCAGCAGGAATTGGCGTCCTCCGCCGAAGAGCTGGCCCGCGCCCGGGAAGCGCTGCAGGCCTCCCAGGATGCGTCCTCCCGCTTGTCCGGGGAGCTGCAAGAACTCAATCGGCAGCACGCAGACCTGCGagctgagaggtggggagggggaatgttGCGCTGCTGACGCGGGCTTGTTGCGTCTAAAtcctggggagggaagggggccgTGCAACTCGGTTGGAGCTGAAGAACCTTTCCTATTCAGTTCTGCGTCAGCTGTGGGCTGGTGTGGGTCTCAGTGCTGTGGAGGTCAAGCCAGCCAGTCCCTCTACATTTGTGTGTATTGATCCATCTGTGACGGCCCCTGTCCAGGATCAGAGTCTGTCACTCTCTGGAGGCTGCCTAGTTCATCATCCTGAGCAAAACCCTTACCTCACAGAAAGCAACCTGGGAAGAGTCAGAACCtgtgggtctcccccccccccattccccaaaGCCCACATATGCCCTATTATGTAGTGACTGACGCGGGCAGCTTGAATAGGGGAGGGTGCTTTGCCTCTCAATTGGGAAGGCTTCTGGAAGGGCTTGTGAAGAGGCCAGCCAGCTAATTCCGCCACGTGTGGTttcatgtgtgtgcgtgtggccTGTAAACTGGCTTCCTCTCTGCACACAGGGACGAGCTCCTAGAAGCAGGGGAGAGTGCGGAACACAAGATCACCTCCCTGGAGCTGCGAGCTGAGGAACTGCAAAACTATATCCAACGATTGTCAGTAGATCTCCAACATGTAAGCAGAGAGCAGCTGAGTATTCTAAGCTGGGAGGGGAGGAAGCCGTGGCCGTCCCTTGGCGGTTCGGTGGCAACTCCGGTCAGCCCTGGTCAGCCATAGGCAGGGGGTCGGGGATGCTGAGCGTGTTGGTCcaagctgtttctctctctcttccccccctccccaattttcagGCACAAGTCACCGCCTCTGATTGCGGGAGGAGACTCGAGATGCTGCAAGGGGACCACGAGTTGCTGAAAGCGGAATATGAACAGCACAAGCAAAAGGTATGTCCCGTGCTTTCCTGTGTGTGGCCGTTCGAAGTGGCAAAGGGGGACGGGCCCTTCCAGGATTTGTCTGGGGGCGTGCCGCAAATATATCAGGAGACCAGAAAAGCTGAAACGCACAGAAACGAAGAGGATATTGCAGGAATACAGGTAGTTCAGGGGCTTacataggtctctggctgcggaaccatATGTTGGAAGTTCAAGTTACCACAGTGTCTCCTGAACAAGaccccagagggtcccttccagctctgccgttccaagAAGAGGAGGATGATTAGGATTATTATTAGTTGGGTTCATGAGTGCAGTGCGTGTTTAAAGGCCAGTGGCCTTCCTGCAGCATTATCCTGGAAGATTCTTGGGCTCTTCGGATGGGACTGATTTTGCTTGCCTGTGGTTTAGTGCTGTCACTCCAGAAATTTTTTGAAACAATGAACGGCAAGTGCCAGATTTGGAGAGGGAGTAAACATCGGTGGGGGGGAAAAACGCCGCTTTCGAAAGCTGTAACTCCCATCCCTGGCTGAAGAGAGAGGAGAGTCATGCCACCACTTCTCAGGCCCACAGAGCTGAGCCAGTGTCCtatttggggttgggggggggaaatgtgtgcaCGGAAAGAGAGCATCCCCCAGCCACCCGCTGTCCAGCCTGTGACCCTGTGTCTTCCGACAGATGAGGATCGAACTGGAGGAGAAAAGCCGGCTTGTGGAGCTTTTGCAAGACAAAGTGGCCTCCCTGGAGAAGAGGCTAGAAGGCAATCTGTCCGGCGACGAGCACATTCGGGAGCTCCTCCGGGAGGTGAGCCTGGATCGCTGGGGGGGCGAAGTGCTGCGCaccgggagggaggggggcatcgCTTCCTTTGCTTCTCCAGCCCCCCTGCCAAGGCTCTTCCAAGGCTGTGGAGAGTCTGTCCTCGGTGCTCTAATATTTCTCCATCcacaaaaagcaagcaagaggCCTGTGGCATGCAGAAGACGTAATCGCCAGAGTTTTTGAGACCTACGCCTCCATGGACTGCAGCCCCACTCTCTAGGGCCGAATGGGGTGCTGTCTGTTGAAGGAATTTTTCTGGGATCGGGGGAGACCTGCTTTAGCCCGTGGCAGGCGAAATGAGGAGTTGCGTGGCCAGGGATCAGAACTTGAGCTTAACACTCTGGACAAGCTGCaggtttgggggaaaaaaatataagACTGGGCTCTctttcagctgatttttttttcagtgagatGACTCATTTTGGTCGAGGGACTTGAATAAGATGCACCTGTAAGAAATTACTATTTCCCcaagatagttttttaaaaattccttattTCATAATGGGTGTTGACACGATTGCATTAGCATGAAGGTATTAATTGCCCTGTATCTTACTTGggatgtgttggggggggggcgctcttGGTAGGGATGTTCGGTTGACTGGGCTGTGTAGAGGAGCACTGAGTGGCATGTAAATTAGAGGTGTTAGTAATAATGACAAtggtagcaacagcagcaggagaaacCAGAAATGGCAGCTACTACTTCTAACTCCTGCAGAAAAGTGCCCTGGAACAGAGGTTGGAGGATGCCAGGCAGCAGCTGTCGGCAGCACGCGCAAGCCACACAGAGAGTGTGGGCCTTCTGGAGAGCCAGGTATGCTGGGTGGAACGCTTTGTATCCCTGTTTTCTGGGGAATTCCCATCAGCAAGGGAGGGAATTGAGTGCAAAgtctctccacacacaccccccccaggAATGTATGATGTAGCCCCGAGGATCCTTTGCACAAGTACAGTGCCTTTTCCGGACTTCTGAGTAGCTGTAACCCACCTTAGATGTTTGACGTTAAAAGAGAAAGCTTTCGGTACAGAAATGCCTTTTTGATCAGAAGTGCCTTTCACTTTGGAACTGTGAAATCGGGGGTCCCAATCAAGGCTCCTGATTCTAAGGAGAGATGCACGGCCCTCTGGGTgtataagagagagaaaattatccTTCCTTTCACCGAGACCTGAATCGGTTCGTGCCTAGTCCCAGCGCATAGCTTGTGGGATTTTCCCGCTTCGGACTGCAGAGTGGGGAGAACCCATGCGGGAGCACCTCCCACACCgctctgcccctcccctccatcATATAAAAATCACAGGGAGAAAAGCCCCGTCCGGAGGCAGGTGGGGGAGCAGCGAAGGCCGTTCGGACCCCAGAATCCTGCCCAAAGCGGGTCCAGCTGCTGAAAGTAGTGCCACCAGGTGATTCTCCTGGTTGTGCGTTTCAGCTCAAGAGTCAGAGGTGGTGTGTGTTGCATCCTAGATCGACAAACTGAACGGCGAGTTGGCCGAGGGACAGGCGCGCCTGAGCGAGCAAGAGGAGCTTGTGCGCGGTCTCCGGGAAAGCAGTACGCGGCAGGTAACTGGAAAGTTGAGCTGtggcaggttcccccccccctttcccttttcctgtgCAGTGAGGAGGGGGAGACGGGACGAATGTGGAGGCCACCAGGCCGGGAAACAGAGGAGAGATGGATTCTCTCATTCTGTAGCAGAAGGATCTTGAACAAGCCCTCCGGCTCGCTCAGGAGGTGGCAGCAAAAAGCAAGGAAGACGTCGAAGGGAGAGATCGGCAGATGCAGAAGCTGGTGAGTCCGTTTGTTTCTTTGTTCGGAACATTAATAttgttgttctgtgtcatcaagtggGATCTGACTTCATGACGACCCTCATAGGGGTTTCGAggtatatttaaggagtggcttttacCCGTTCCACTgacccactgagtttccatggctgagcaggaattcgaactcaggcctcctgattCCTAGCCCGTCACTCTGTCCGCTGCACCACCCTGGGTAACATTTGTTGTCTGCCCTGTATTGCAAGATTTCAGGGTGGGTCACGGAGTCATCGAAGACAAGTGGGACACTGGGGGACATTACGTATGAAGCCCAGCGCTCAGCTTTAGTGAGGAGTTTTCCTCCCAATATGGGAAAAATCTatatttttggcctacaactcccagaatgccccattGCAATGGCTCATTCTGGCTACGgcattctggaacttgtagtccaaaaaaaggtgTTTCTTGAcgctttcctttcttcttgcaCCCTTGTTGGTTTTGGAAGAACCTTTTGTGATGAAAGGCGAGAATAAAatatatcagtttttttaaatcccaaagTAGCTCACCCTTTacttgcacgcacacacaccccctccGCGCTCGTAAGGGAGTGTCAGCAAAGGGCTCTGCTTTgttcctgtcctttctcttcctgtcagCAAACAGACCTGGAGCTGGAGAGAATCGGGTGGCGGGAAGGCCTCTCGGCTGCGGAGCATCGACGGGCCGAACAGGTCGGGAGGCTGGAAGAGCAGATCGCGGCACTTGAGGCCGTGCGAGAGTCCGAAAGGACAGCGGTGGTGAGTGTCCCTCGCTTATTCTGAGGAAGGCCGTAGTAGCTTTCCAGGCTCAAAACACGAGAACATGGACCTTCTTGGTTGGAATTGCGATCACTACGTGATCCATGTGCCTTAAGTGGGCTTGTCTGTTGCGTCTGTGATGTTGGCTAGTTgtaggggagggagggagtgccgaACCCACTCCTTAGAGACCCACCTCCCTGGCTTCTTTGCTTTTAGCCAGTACTGCCAACGCACTTTCAAGCTTTGCTTTGGAGccctgaggactagaaacttgctttttaaacaaaggttgcTCAGTAAGTTGAATTCTACCTCAGTGACTTATATCCTGGATTATCTCTGTGCTcccaaagcattttaaaaaccctggcTTTCCTTCCCTGGTTCCTGTGTCATTTGGCACAAGAACGTACCTGGATTTGAAATAAAAGGCCCTTTTGCTTTGTCAGGGTAGCCTTACTTagggaaatggttaaagaatggcTGGTAATCGCCTACACGAAGCCGCTCCCGTGACCTGCACCGTAGCGGTGTCACGGAGCGTTCAAGAACATTCCACCTAGGTAGGGGAAAGAAAGCAAGGGACTCGACACTTAGTTTTTCAGCCTCGGTGCTGGGACAAGAGGTTGGTCTAGAATTGGTGGGCTTCAGAGGCGGCCTTGGTAGAGAATCCAGCTCGTGGaccacactgggggggggggagaaaagagagcCGTGCATGTCTAAAAGGAAGCCACCTGCCACTACAGCTCAGGCACGATGATCCTTGCACTTTACCGACCCACCCGTCTTGTGCTTCCATGTCTTCCTTTAGAGCCAAGTCGAAAAGGAAAATGAAGAACTCAGAGAGAGATGCAGAATTTTGGGAAGCTCGTTAAAGAACCAAGAAACGGAGATGGAAAGACTAAAGGTACAAAGACAGGACGGGGAAATCTTCATGAGACTGCCTTTGGCCTTTTTGAACCCTCTGCATTTCCCACAGTGACCTTTTGTTGTGGGTCCTGCATGTTTCCGCTCACGAGTCAGCATCTGGGAAGGCCCCCTGCATCTCTTTCTGTGCTGGAAAGGAGATCTCGCCCTGGGGCCAAACCATGACCTCCAGGGGGCCCAGGAGAGACAGCCCTGTGTATCACCCCTAATCTGTTGTCCTCTTCTATGGGCTCTTCTGTTGCCCCGCTTGTTCCTGTCATTAAGAAGGTGTTTGGGGTGATGGCGTGGGGAAAAGGGGAGAGCAGTTCTCTGGGTTGGCTATAAGGATGTCTATGTTTCGGGCCCCCAAAGGTGGTACCCCCTTGAGATCAAGCTGGGGAAAGGAGAGTGTGGAATTTCGAACTCGCAGCTCTCTTAACACCAGGCTTCCTCCTGCATGGCAGGCAGACTTGAGCAGCGCCGCAGAAAGGGCGGAAACTCTGGAAGAGATGCAGAAGCACCTTGAAGAGTTGCAGCAACAGGTGGGGCACGTTTTTATAGGGATAAGGGGGGATTTCTGGTCCCCTTGAGGCCCTGCAGAAACGGGCTCGGGGCTCGCCACAGCTCTCCGGCGTCTTCCTGGTCCTGACTGAGGTTTGGGGCAGGTTTTAAGCCTTAGAAAGAATTCATCTTGCCCTGTCGGAAACAGCTGGGAAGTAAACGGCTTTCTTTCAGCCATTGTGACCACGTTTTCTGGTGGTTAGGTTGCAGATCTGACCTCgctgataaaggagaaagacCGGCTTATTGCAGAGAAAACGGACTCACTtctgaaagaggaggaagagctgaC contains:
- the GOLGA1 gene encoding golgin subfamily A member 1, with the translated sequence MFAKLKKKIAEEAATTSRPGGVARMPRSVSKESITSVGADSGDDFPSDGSSSREDLSSQLLRRNEQIRKLEVKLSDYAEQVRNLQKIKEKLEHALETHQDSFVKKLQEQNEAHQASTAKMAEEMTLALEKKDQEWKEKLFHLEKERKLISAQLQERAEQSLHLFQKRDDLDELEGFQQQELAKVKHMLLKKEESLAQVQQELASSAEELARAREALQASQDASSRLSGELQELNRQHADLRAERDELLEAGESAEHKITSLELRAEELQNYIQRLSVDLQHAQVTASDCGRRLEMLQGDHELLKAEYEQHKQKMRIELEEKSRLVELLQDKVASLEKRLEGNLSGDEHIRELLREKSALEQRLEDARQQLSAARASHTESVGLLESQIDKLNGELAEGQARLSEQEELVRGLRESSTRQQKDLEQALRLAQEVAAKSKEDVEGRDRQMQKLQTDLELERIGWREGLSAAEHRRAEQVGRLEEQIAALEAVRESERTAVSQVEKENEELRERCRILGSSLKNQETEMERLKADLSSAAERAETLEEMQKHLEELQQQVADLTSLIKEKDRLIAEKTDSLLKEEEELTHMRQGHDALLLQRHQLQSSLDLCQRQAAEREAAAEEQRRTLQAQLQEAQERLGASEKQVALLELSSTAGEDGEDGGGEPNGDVMAADVVQLRKENRDLEQQLAEKNKVIKQLQQRMAELKKTLQKELKIRPDGEVPEVPSATLTVTNNSDLNDSREINFEYLKHVVLKFMSCRESEAFHLIKAVSVLLNFSKEEENMLKETLEYKMSWFGSKPPPRGSVRPSISNPRTAWS